One window from the genome of Terriglobales bacterium encodes:
- a CDS encoding TIGR00282 family metallophosphoesterase → MRILFIGDIFGRPGRTIVRDQLPMLVSNHKVDLVLANGENAAAGFGITPPLVEELLGLGIEVLTTGNHIWDKKEIIEFFERAAGNQDGMAHRVLRPANYPAGTPGFGVFEGVSRSGHDFAVINLQGRVFMGSNDDPFRTADALLEKIKAKIIFVDMHAEATSEKVALGWYLDGRVTAVIGTHTHIPTADERVLPKGTAYQTDVGMTGPYDGVIGVDKEQILQRFLNNMPQRFEPATGDVRLAAVVIECDPATGRASNVERLFVRQN, encoded by the coding sequence ATGCGCATTCTCTTCATCGGCGACATCTTTGGACGCCCCGGACGCACTATCGTCCGCGACCAGCTTCCCATGCTTGTCAGCAATCACAAGGTTGATTTGGTGCTGGCCAATGGAGAGAACGCAGCCGCCGGCTTCGGCATTACGCCGCCGCTGGTGGAAGAGTTGCTCGGTCTGGGCATTGAGGTGCTCACCACCGGCAACCACATTTGGGACAAAAAAGAGATCATCGAATTTTTCGAGCGGGCCGCCGGCAATCAGGATGGCATGGCGCATCGCGTGCTGCGTCCGGCCAACTATCCCGCCGGAACTCCGGGCTTCGGGGTCTTTGAGGGCGTTTCCCGTTCTGGGCATGATTTTGCCGTCATCAACCTGCAAGGACGCGTGTTCATGGGAAGCAATGATGATCCTTTTCGCACCGCCGACGCGCTGCTGGAAAAGATCAAAGCCAAGATCATCTTCGTGGATATGCACGCCGAAGCCACTTCAGAGAAAGTCGCCCTGGGCTGGTACCTCGATGGCCGCGTGACCGCCGTCATCGGCACGCATACTCACATCCCAACCGCGGATGAGCGTGTACTGCCCAAGGGCACGGCCTACCAGACCGACGTGGGTATGACCGGCCCCTACGATGGCGTCATCGGCGTAGATAAAGAGCAAATTTTGCAACGCTTCCTCAACAACATGCCACAACGCTTTGAGCCCGCCACTGGAGATGTGCGCCTTGCCGCCGTGGTCATCGAGTGTGACCCCGCCACTGGGCGCGCAAGCAATGTTGAACGACTATTTGTGAGGCAGAACTAA
- a CDS encoding TonB-dependent receptor, translated as MFRYLHSFFLVILLVGLMGSVLAYGQVDYATATLKGVVVDPQGAVVAGVNVSATNSRTGIVKSAQTDSQGRYQIPALPPGAYEISFAKQGFSKEVVKDVVLTVGQTLVYDAHLKPGTSETVEVTGENVELIQTEQTQQANTINDRQVEYLPNIDRNFTNNVYTVPGVSNSEATRSQTPGFTPYLTTGFSIGGSNGRNNLSTIDGGENEYGTGQYRITNYPVDAIQEYQINRNAFNAEFGFTDGSAINIVTRTGGNRFHGDVHGFFRNQDTSAANFFNGFQGRPKAFSQNLYAGGTFGGPIVKDKLFFFMAYEFQRQDTPIFNVLLNTPQAQGISATGIGLGTNCAGPTPTTLNPNLDQLCYINALKTSGNPFLVGFANGVTPGLTPTNNPSLVKLLTRDDGIFSNPDRLHNATARLDYQAGTKDSLSFRLTYAHNNFRAPQQGIVNGSPDGEALFARDFSALGTWTHAFGDNLVNQALVQVVPRNRFEELPLNPGLGVRVNLGVLGPVGSPALVPYRGHQQRYQFEDNLTLSKGAHTFKIGASYRAANYHVENDLWFNPQFDFRDSVIPLINLAPPAVQAQLVGFNLSHGLPSTGAASTNLSGAQSFAFGIPADMLAGFNNPVWQGWGHYFGAYAQDTWKLNSRLTMNAGVRFDVDGEPSPLSTSFYASPRLGFAWDPFGDHKTVFRAAGGIYYAPVDVLIPIYGSLLNGSGRYINEVVSVLSPTDPTVAKLWQLGVAQGNLPFGQPTAAQYAAVGINTNAPGASVGYSVTSNYKNPYTVQASFSFDHELAKNLSLEIGYNMYRGIHLQMPLETAYTEIPVGSPLCPPPSVTIFAGCHDQSGGPLYAPVTGQLQHVTYSSIGNSIYHGMTTSLTKRYSNGLQFQVNYTWSKTIDDVIDFSSFQAWFRPSRLSTYRATSVFDVPHIFVANAVYTTPFKANEGNWFTRALADISLAPIVTVRSGLPFSVRTPSLVNKINNQTLDNNFAIPFGARRDNNRGAAYATTDMRFTKAVFFNRDRGIRVDFIVEGTNIFNRTNFNQVNDVFDVNGFTSTVALANGQTLNLLTGPYTGLHGVKPHSIKDLKTPLSFIQADAARQIQFGIKIAF; from the coding sequence ATGTTCCGGTATCTTCACAGTTTTTTTCTCGTCATTCTGTTGGTTGGGCTCATGGGGTCTGTGTTGGCGTACGGCCAAGTAGACTATGCAACCGCTACCCTGAAGGGTGTGGTGGTGGACCCCCAAGGAGCCGTAGTCGCCGGAGTGAATGTCAGTGCTACTAATTCCAGAACGGGAATCGTAAAGTCGGCCCAGACGGATTCGCAAGGCCGCTATCAGATTCCGGCGTTGCCTCCGGGGGCCTATGAGATCAGTTTTGCGAAGCAGGGCTTTTCCAAGGAAGTTGTGAAAGACGTCGTGCTGACCGTTGGCCAGACCCTGGTCTACGATGCGCATTTGAAACCCGGGACCAGTGAGACGGTTGAAGTCACCGGAGAGAATGTCGAACTGATTCAAACCGAGCAGACGCAGCAAGCCAACACGATCAATGATCGCCAGGTTGAATATCTGCCCAACATTGACCGCAACTTTACCAACAACGTTTACACCGTGCCCGGGGTCAGCAACTCTGAGGCGACGCGCAGCCAGACTCCGGGGTTTACGCCATACTTGACGACCGGGTTTTCGATTGGCGGCAGCAACGGACGCAATAACCTTTCTACGATTGACGGCGGCGAGAATGAGTATGGCACCGGGCAGTACAGGATCACCAACTATCCTGTGGATGCGATCCAGGAGTATCAGATCAACCGCAACGCCTTTAATGCCGAGTTCGGATTCACCGATGGAAGCGCCATCAACATTGTGACCAGGACCGGTGGCAACCGGTTCCATGGAGATGTCCACGGCTTTTTCCGCAACCAGGACACCAGCGCGGCAAATTTCTTCAACGGGTTTCAGGGAAGGCCGAAGGCCTTCAGCCAAAACCTGTATGCGGGCGGCACATTCGGCGGACCGATTGTGAAGGACAAACTTTTCTTCTTCATGGCCTATGAGTTTCAGAGACAGGACACACCTATTTTTAACGTCCTACTCAATACTCCTCAAGCGCAGGGCATCAGCGCGACCGGAATCGGACTCGGAACAAACTGCGCCGGGCCGACGCCAACCACACTCAACCCGAATCTGGACCAACTGTGTTATATCAATGCATTGAAAACATCGGGCAATCCCTTTCTGGTGGGATTTGCCAACGGAGTCACACCGGGATTGACGCCGACCAACAATCCCTCCTTGGTGAAGTTACTCACTCGCGACGATGGGATATTCAGCAATCCAGATAGATTGCACAATGCTACTGCTCGCCTCGATTATCAAGCCGGAACCAAGGATTCCCTGAGTTTTCGCCTGACCTATGCGCACAACAACTTCAGGGCGCCACAGCAAGGTATTGTCAATGGGTCTCCTGACGGCGAGGCCCTTTTCGCGAGAGATTTCAGCGCACTTGGCACGTGGACCCACGCCTTCGGAGATAATCTGGTCAACCAGGCGCTGGTGCAAGTTGTGCCGCGAAACCGGTTTGAGGAGCTTCCTTTGAACCCTGGCCTCGGCGTGCGTGTGAACCTTGGCGTTCTGGGACCGGTCGGAAGCCCTGCCCTGGTCCCCTATCGGGGCCACCAGCAGCGTTACCAGTTCGAAGACAACCTTACCTTGAGCAAGGGAGCGCATACGTTTAAAATCGGGGCCTCTTACCGGGCAGCAAATTATCACGTGGAAAATGACCTGTGGTTTAATCCGCAGTTTGATTTTAGAGACTCGGTCATTCCACTCATAAACCTCGCGCCGCCAGCAGTTCAGGCGCAACTGGTGGGATTCAATCTGTCTCACGGACTTCCATCAACGGGTGCGGCAAGCACCAATCTGAGTGGAGCCCAATCCTTCGCTTTTGGGATTCCTGCTGACATGCTGGCAGGATTTAATAATCCTGTGTGGCAGGGATGGGGGCACTATTTCGGAGCCTACGCGCAGGATACCTGGAAGCTCAATTCTCGGCTTACGATGAACGCCGGCGTACGCTTCGACGTTGACGGCGAGCCGTCGCCCCTGAGTACCAGCTTCTATGCCTCTCCGCGGCTGGGTTTTGCCTGGGACCCCTTCGGCGATCACAAGACGGTTTTCCGAGCCGCTGGAGGTATTTATTACGCGCCGGTTGATGTGCTGATTCCAATCTACGGTTCGTTGCTGAATGGCAGCGGAAGATACATCAATGAAGTGGTATCAGTGCTGAGTCCCACGGACCCGACCGTCGCCAAGCTTTGGCAGTTGGGTGTCGCACAAGGCAATCTGCCCTTCGGACAGCCAACGGCCGCACAGTACGCTGCTGTCGGCATCAACACTAATGCGCCAGGGGCAAGTGTGGGTTACAGTGTTACTTCCAACTACAAGAACCCCTACACCGTGCAGGCCAGCTTCAGCTTTGACCATGAGCTGGCAAAAAACCTATCTCTCGAGATCGGATATAACATGTATCGCGGCATCCATCTACAGATGCCGCTGGAGACGGCTTATACCGAGATTCCAGTCGGTTCTCCGTTGTGTCCCCCGCCCTCTGTCACCATTTTCGCAGGATGTCACGACCAAAGTGGCGGGCCGCTCTACGCGCCTGTTACCGGCCAGCTACAGCATGTCACATACTCTTCCATCGGAAATTCGATCTATCATGGCATGACGACTTCGCTGACCAAACGCTACAGCAATGGGTTGCAATTTCAGGTCAACTATACCTGGAGCAAGACCATTGACGATGTCATTGATTTCTCCAGCTTCCAGGCCTGGTTCCGGCCGAGCCGCCTGAGTACATATCGGGCGACATCAGTCTTCGATGTTCCGCATATTTTCGTGGCCAATGCGGTCTATACAACTCCGTTCAAGGCAAATGAAGGAAACTGGTTTACCCGGGCGCTGGCCGACATTTCGCTTGCTCCCATTGTGACTGTGCGCAGCGGATTGCCGTTCTCGGTCAGGACACCCAGCCTGGTGAACAAAATAAACAATCAGACGCTGGACAACAACTTCGCCATCCCGTTCGGCGCGCGGCGTGACAACAACCGTGGTGCTGCCTATGCCACGACTGACATGAGATTCACCAAGGCTGTATTCTTCAACCGCGACCGCGGAATCAGGGTGGACTTTATCGTGGAAGGCACCAATATTTTCAATCGGACCAACTTCAACCAGGTCAACGATGTATTTGATGTGAACGGCTTTACTTCGACCGTGGCGTTGGCCAACGGTCAGACGCTTAACCTGCTGACCGGACCTTACACCGGACTGCATGGCGTGAAGCCACACAGCATTAAGGACCTGAAAACGCCTCTCTCGTTTATACAGGCTGACGCTGCGCGCCAGATTCAGTTTGGGATCAAGATAGCCTTCTAA